One window of Bactrocera tryoni isolate S06 chromosome 2, CSIRO_BtryS06_freeze2, whole genome shotgun sequence genomic DNA carries:
- the LOC120767478 gene encoding histone H2B, with protein sequence MPPKTSGKAAKKAGKAQKNITKNDKKKKRKRKESYAIYIYKVLKQVHPDTGISSKAMSIMNSFVNDIFERIAAEASRLAHYNKRSTITSREIQTAVRLLLPGELAKHAVSEGTKAVTKYTSSK encoded by the coding sequence ATGCCTCCTAAAACTAGTGGAAAAGCAGCAAAGAAGGCTGGTAAggcccaaaaaaatattactaaaaacgACAAGAAGAAGAAGCGCAAGAGGAAGGAAAGTTATgctatttacatttataaagtGTTGAAGCAAGTACATCCTGATACTGGTATTTCATCAAAAGCCATGAGTATCATGAACAGTtttgtaaatgatatttttgagcGTATCGCTGCCGAAGCATCGCGTTTAGCTCATTACAATAAACGTTCAACTATCACTAGTCGCGAAATCCAAACTGCTGTACGTTTACTTTTGCCTGGTGAATTAGCCAAACATGCTGTGAGCGAAGGTACCAAAGCTGTCACTAAATACACAAGTTCCAAGTAA
- the LOC120767476 gene encoding histone H2A gives MSGRGKGGKVKGKAKSRSNRAGLQFPVGRIHRLLRKGNYAERVGAGAPVYLAAVMEYLAAEVLELAGNAARDNKKTRIIPRHLQLAIRNDEELNKLLSGVTIAQGGVLPNIQAVLLPKKTEKKA, from the coding sequence atgtctgGACGTGGTAAAGGTGGTAAAGTGAAGGGCAAGGCAAAGTCGCGTTCAAATCGTGCTGGTCTTCAATTTCCTGTCGGTCGTATACACCGTTTGTTGCGCAAAGGCAATTATGCTGAACGTGTTGGTGCTGGTGCTCCCGTATATTTAGCTGCTGTTATGGAATATTTGGCAGCTGAAGTTCTTGAATTGGCTGGTAATGCTGCCCGTGATAACAAAAAGACAAGAATTATTCCAAGACATTTACAATTGGCCATCCGTAATGATGAAGAATTGAATAAACTATTATCTGGAGTCACTATTGCTCAAGGTGGTGTTTTGCCAAATATTCAAGCTGTACTTTTACCAAAGAAGACTGagaaaaaagcataa
- the LOC120768722 gene encoding histone H1-gamma, late-like: MTGRGKGGKGLGKGGAKRHRKVLRDNIQGITKPAIRRLARRGGVKRISGLIYEETRGVLKVFLENVIRDAVTYTEHAKRKTVTAMDVVYALKRQGRTLYGFGGSGSSAISEKKVAAKKAVKPKKPSVAPTHPPTQQMVDASIKNLKERGGSSLLAIKKYISATYKCDAQKLAPFIKRYLKSAVTSGKLIQTKGKGASGSFKLSVAANKSSKSGEGKSKSKAVKSIEKKPKKKSADGVASKKKAAVGGKRASGEKKVKKTVASKKTAEKKKSEKAKAKDAKKTGSVKAKPAKTKSTPNKAKALKAKTPSVKTKKAALKMTGRGKGGKGLGKGGAKRHRKVLRDNIQGITKPAIRRLARRGGVKRISGLIYEETRGVLKVFLENVIRDAVTYTEHAKRKTVTAMDVVYALKRQGRTLYGFGG, from the exons atgacTGGTCGCGGCAAAGGTGGAAAAGGCTTGGGTAAAGGTGGTGCTAAGCGTCATCGTAAAGTTTTACGTGATAACATCCAGGGAATCACTAAGCCTGCTATTCGGCGTTTGGCTCGTCGTGGAGGTGTAAAACGTATATCTGGTTTGATATATGAAGAAACTCGTGGAgtcttaaaagtatttttagagAATGTTATCCGTGATGCAGTTACCTATACTGAACACGCTAAAAGGAAGACAGTTACAGCAATGGATGTTGTATATGCTTTGAAGAGACAAGGACGTACCTTGTATGGATTCGGCGGTT CCGGATCTTCTGCTATTTCTGAGAAAAAAGTTGCTGCTAAAAAAGCTGTTAAGCCAAAAAAGCCTTCAGTCGCTCCTACTCATCCACCAACTCAACAAATGGTTGATGCatcaattaagaatttaaaagaaCGTGGTGGCTCATCACTTTTAGCTATTAAAAAGTACATCAGTGCTACATACAAATGTGATGCTCAAAAATTAGCACCATTTATCAAGCGTTATTTGAAATCTGCTGTTACTAGTGGTAAATTAATTCAAACTAAAGGAAAGGGTGCATCTGGTTCTTTTAAATTATCAGTGGCTGCCAATAAATCAAGTAAATCTGGTGAAGGTAAATCGAAGTCAAAAGCGGTGAAATCCATTGAGAAGAAGCCCAAAAAGAAATCGGCAGATGGTGTGGCGTCAAAGAAGAAGGCAGCAGTTGGCGGTAAGAGAGCAAGTGGcgaaaaaaaagtgaagaaaactgTTGCTAGCAAGAAAACAGCAGagaagaaaaaaagtgaaaaggctAAAGCGAAGGATGCAAAAAAGACTGGATCTGTTAAAGCCAAACCAGCTAAAACTAAATCGACTCCAAATAAAGCAAAGgcgttaaaagcaaaaacacctAGTGTTAAAACCAAGAAAGCCGCG ttaaaaatgacTGGTCGCGGCAAAGGTGGAAAAGGCTTGGGTAAAGGTGGTGCTAAGCGTCATCGTAAAGTTTTACGTGATAACATCCAGGGAATCACTAAGCCTGCTATTCGGCGTTTGGCTCGTCGTGGAGGTGTAAAACGTATATCTGGTTTGATATATGAAGAAACTCGTGGAgtcttaaaagtatttttagagAATGTTATCCGTGATGCAGTTACCTATACTGAACACGCTAAAAGGAAGACAGTTACAGCAATGGATGTTGTATATGCTTTGAAGAGACAAGGACGTACCTTGTATGGATTCGGCGGTTAA
- the LOC120767474 gene encoding histone H3 yields MARTKQTARKSTGGKAPRKQLATKAARKSAPATGGVKKPHRYRPGTVALREIRRYQKSTELLIRKLPFQRLVREIAQDFKTDLRFQSSAVMALQEASEAYLVGLFEDTNLCAIHAKRVTIMPKDIQLARRIRGERA; encoded by the coding sequence ATGGCTCGTACAAAACAAACAGCCCGTAAATCGACTGGTGGTAAAGCACCACGCAAGCAATTGGCAACCAAAGCAGCTCGTAAAAGTGCTCCGGCAACTGGTGGTGTAAAGAAACCTCATCGTTATCGCCCCGGTACAGTTGCATTACGAGAAATTCGTCGTTACCAAAAAAGTACTGAATTATTAATCCGAAAATTGCCATTCCAACGTTTGGTTCGAGAAATTGCTCAAGATTTCAAAACAGATTTACGTTTCCAAAGTTCTGCTGTTATGGCTCTACAGGAAGCAAGTGAAGCATATTTGGTTGGTCTGTTTGAGGATACAAATTTGTGCGCCATTCATGCAAAGCGTGTCACAATTATGCCAAAAGATATTCAATTGGCCAGACGTATTCGTGGAGAACGTGCTTAA
- the LOC120767565 gene encoding histone H3, translated as MARTKQTARKSTGGKAPRKQLATKAARKSAPATGGVKKPHRYRPGTVALREIRRYQKSTELLIRKLPFQRLVREIAQDFKTDLRFQSSAVMALQEASEAYLVGLFEDTNLCAIHAKRVTIMPKDIQLARRIRGERA; from the coding sequence atggcTCGTACAAAACAAACAGCCCGTAAATCGACTGGTGGTAAAGCACCACGCAAGCAATTGGCAACCAAAGCAGCTCGTAAAAGTGCTCCGGCAACTGGTGGTGTAAAGAAACCTCATCGTTATCGCCCCGGTACAGTTGCATTACGAGAAATTCGTCGTTACCAAAAAAGTACTGAATTATTAATCCGAAAATTGCCATTCCAACGTTTGGTTCGAGAAATTGCTCAAGATTTCAAAACAGATTTACGTTTCCAAAGTTCTGCTGTTATGGCTCTACAGGAAGCAAGTGAAGCATATTTGGTTGGTCTGTTTGAGGATACAAATTTGTGCGCCATTCATGCAAAGCGTGTCACAATTATGCCAAAAGATATTCAATTGGCCAGACGTATTCGTGGAGAACGTGCTTAA
- the LOC120767471 gene encoding histone H1-like → MSEAIAVTNVNSPVAGSSAISEKKVAAKKAVKPKKPSVAPTHPPTQQMVDASIKNLKERGGSSLLAIKKYISATYKCDAQKLAPFIKRYLKSAVTSGKLIQTKGKGASGSFKLSVAANKSSKSGEGKSKSKAVKSIEKKPKKKSADGVASKKKAAVGGEKASGEKKVKKTVASKKTAEKKKSEKAKAKDAKKTGSVKAKPAKTKSTPNKAKALKAKTPSVKTKKAAVNKKPVAKKAPSKK, encoded by the coding sequence atgtcTGAAGCAATTGCTGTTACGAATGTTAATTCTCCGGTAGCCGGATCTTCTGCTATTTCTGAGAAAAAAGTTGCTGCTAAAAAAGCTGTTAAGCCAAAAAAGCCTTCAGTCGCTCCTACTCATCCACCAACTCAACAAATGGTTGATGCatcaattaagaatttaaaagaaCGTGGTGGCTCATCACTTTTAGCTATTAAAAAGTACATCAGTGCTACATACAAATGTGATGCTCAAAAATTAGCACCATTTATCAAGCGTTATTTGAAATCTGCTGTTACTAGTGGTAAATTAATTCAAACTAAAGGAAAGGGTGCATCTGGTTCTTTTAAATTATCAGTGGCTGCCAATAAATCAAGTAAATCTGGTGAAGGTAAATCGAAGTCAAAAGCGGTGAAATCCATTGAGAAGAAGCCCAAAAAGAAATCGGCAGATGGTGTGGCGTCAAAGAAGAAGGCAGCAGTTGGCGGTGAGAAAGCAAGTGGcgaaaaaaaagtgaagaaaactgTTGCTAGCAAGAAAACAGCAGagaagaaaaaaagtgaaaaggctAAAGCGAAGGATGCAAAAAAGACTGGATCTGTTAAAGCCAAACCAGCTAAAACTAAATCGACTCCAAATAAAGCAAAGgcgttaaaagcaaaaacacctAGTGTTAAAACCAAGAAAGCCGCGGTCAATAAAAAGCCAGTCGCCAAGAAAGCGCCATCTAAAAAGTAA
- the LOC120769475 gene encoding histone H1-like gives MSEAIAVTNVNSPVAGSSAISEKKVAAKKAVKPKKPSVAPTHPPTQQMVDASIKNLKERGGSSLLAIKKYISATYKCDAQKLAPFIKRYLKSAVTSGKLIQTKGKGASGSFKLSVAANKSSKSGEGKSKSKAVKSIEKKPKKKSADGVASKKKAAVGGKKASGEKKVKKTVASKKTAEKKKSEKAKAKDAKKTGSVKAKPAKAKSTPNKAKALKAKTPSVKTKKAAVNKKPVAKKAPSKK, from the coding sequence atgtcTGAAGCAATTGCTGTTACGAATGTTAATTCTCCGGTAGCCGGATCTTCTGCTATTTCTGAGAAAAAAGTTGCTGCTAAAAAAGCTGTTAAGCCAAAAAAGCCTTCAGTCGCTCCTACTCATCCACCAACTCAACAAATGGTTGATGCatcaattaagaatttaaaagaaCGTGGTGGCTCATCACTTTTAGCTATTAAAAAGTACATCAGTGCTACATACAAATGTGATGCTCAAAAATTAGCACCATTTATCAAGCGTTATTTGAAATCTGCTGTTACTAGTGGTAAATTAATTCAAACTAAAGGAAAGGGTGCATCTGGTTCTTTTAAATTATCAGTGGCTGCCAATAAATCAAGTAAATCTGGTGAAGGTAAATCGAAGTCAAAAGCGGTGAAATCCATTGAGAAGAAGCCCAAAAAGAAATCGGCAGATGGTGTGGCGTCAAAGAAGAAGGCAGCAGTTGGCGGTAAGAAAGCAAGTGGcgaaaaaaaagtgaagaaaactgTTGCTAGCAAGAAAACAGCAGagaagaaaaaaagtgaaaaggctAAAGCGAAGGATGCAAAAAAGACTGGATCTGTTAAAGCCAAACCAGCTAAAGCTAAATCGACTCCAAATAAAGCAAAGgcgttaaaagcaaaaacacctAGTGTTAAAACCAAGAAAGCCGCGGTCAATAAAAAGCCAGTCGCCAAGAAAGCGCCATCTAAAAAGTAA
- the LOC120767563 gene encoding histone H1-like, whose protein sequence is MSEAIAVTNVNSPVAGSSAISEKKVAAKKAVKPKKPSVAPTHPPTQQMVDASIKNLKERGGSSLLAIKKYISATYKCDAQKLAPFIKRYLKSAVTSGKLIQTKGKGASGSFKLSVAANKSSKSGEGKSKSKAVKSIEKKPKKKSADGVASKKKAAVGGKRASGEKKVKKTVASKKTAEKKKSEKAKAKDAKKTGSVKAKPAKTKSTPNKAKALKAKTPSVKTKKAAVNKKPVAKKAPSKK, encoded by the coding sequence atgtcTGAAGCAATTGCTGTTACGAATGTTAATTCTCCGGTAGCCGGATCTTCTGCTATTTCTGAGAAAAAAGTTGCTGCTAAAAAAGCTGTTAAGCCAAAAAAGCCTTCAGTCGCTCCTACTCATCCACCAACTCAACAAATGGTTGATGCatcaattaagaatttaaaagaaCGTGGTGGCTCATCACTTTTAGCTATTAAAAAGTACATCAGTGCTACATACAAATGTGATGCTCAAAAATTAGCACCATTTATCAAGCGTTATTTGAAATCTGCTGTTACTAGTGGTAAATTAATTCAAACTAAAGGAAAGGGTGCATCTGGTTCTTTTAAATTATCAGTGGCTGCCAATAAATCAAGTAAATCTGGTGAAGGTAAATCGAAGTCAAAAGCGGTGAAATCCATTGAGAAGAAGCCCAAAAAGAAATCGGCAGATGGTGTGGCGTCAAAGAAGAAGGCAGCAGTTGGCGGTAAGAGAGCAAGTGGcgaaaaaaaagtgaagaaaactgTTGCTAGCAAGAAAACAGCAGagaagaaaaaaagtgaaaaggctAAAGCGAAGGATGCAAAAAAGACTGGATCTGTTAAAGCCAAACCAGCTAAAACTAAATCGACTCCAAATAAAGCAAAGgcgttaaaagcaaaaacacctAGTGTTAAAACCAAGAAAGCCGCGGTCAATAAAAAGCCAGTCGCCAAGAAAGCGCCATCTAAAAAGTAA